The Geotalea uraniireducens Rf4 genome window below encodes:
- the nifK gene encoding nitrogenase molybdenum-iron protein subunit beta, whose translation MTAEAAVKYVTEIPEEEVKRVAEWINTEEYKEKNFARQALVINPPHACQPLGAELAAHGFEGTLPFVHGSQGCASYYRSTLNRHFREPAPAVSDSMTEDGAVFGGQNNLHEALENAYTIYKPKMMAIFTSCMPEIIGDDLTAFIKNARNKECVPQDFPLPYANTPSFNGSHIHGYDAMLLSILQTLTEGKQVEGRCTGKLNLIPGFDANTGNYREYKRILKEFGIPYTMLADISETFDSPLDGTYRTYPGGTKLDDAADSINGKATLTLGPYATAKTFTWIKDNFSGKHVSMPTPFGVEKTDALLLKLSELFGKPVPESLKAERGRAVDAITDAHQYIHGKKFALYGDPDYLMGYVSFLLEVGAKPYHILCSKGTKKVEKELQALLDSSQDGKDGKIYINKDLWHMRSLLMTDPVDAIIGDTHGKFAARDANIPLFRFGFPNFDRVNLHRYPLIGYQGVINMMTTICNKFIEIRDETCEERHFEMMR comes from the coding sequence ATGACTGCAGAAGCTGCTGTGAAATATGTAACCGAAATACCCGAAGAAGAAGTAAAACGGGTAGCGGAATGGATCAATACCGAGGAGTACAAGGAGAAGAACTTCGCCCGCCAGGCGCTGGTGATCAACCCGCCCCATGCCTGCCAGCCGCTGGGGGCCGAACTGGCAGCCCACGGCTTCGAGGGGACACTTCCCTTCGTCCACGGTTCCCAGGGGTGCGCTTCCTACTACCGCTCAACCCTCAACCGCCACTTCCGCGAGCCGGCGCCGGCGGTGTCCGATTCCATGACCGAGGACGGCGCGGTGTTCGGTGGCCAGAACAACCTCCACGAGGCACTGGAAAACGCCTACACCATATACAAGCCGAAGATGATGGCGATCTTCACCTCCTGCATGCCGGAGATCATCGGCGACGACCTGACCGCCTTCATCAAGAACGCCAGGAACAAGGAGTGCGTGCCGCAGGATTTCCCGCTTCCCTACGCCAACACCCCGAGCTTCAACGGCTCCCATATCCACGGCTACGATGCGATGCTTCTTTCCATCCTCCAGACCCTCACCGAAGGGAAACAGGTGGAAGGCCGCTGCACAGGCAAGCTTAACCTGATTCCAGGTTTTGATGCCAACACCGGCAACTACCGGGAGTACAAGCGGATTCTGAAGGAATTCGGCATTCCCTACACCATGCTGGCCGATATTTCCGAAACCTTCGATTCGCCCTTGGACGGCACCTACCGCACCTACCCCGGCGGAACCAAGCTCGACGACGCGGCGGATTCCATCAACGGCAAGGCGACCTTGACCCTCGGCCCCTACGCCACTGCCAAGACCTTTACCTGGATCAAGGACAATTTCTCCGGCAAGCACGTCTCCATGCCGACCCCGTTCGGCGTCGAGAAGACCGATGCCCTGCTGCTGAAACTTTCCGAGCTGTTCGGCAAGCCGGTTCCCGAGTCATTGAAGGCTGAGCGTGGCCGGGCTGTGGATGCCATAACCGATGCCCACCAGTACATCCACGGCAAGAAATTTGCCCTCTACGGCGACCCCGATTACCTGATGGGTTACGTGTCCTTTCTCCTGGAAGTGGGGGCCAAGCCGTACCACATCCTCTGCAGCAAAGGGACCAAGAAGGTGGAGAAAGAGCTGCAGGCGCTCCTCGACTCTTCCCAGGACGGCAAGGATGGCAAGATTTACATCAACAAGGACCTTTGGCACATGCGGAGCCTCCTAATGACAGATCCGGTCGATGCCATCATCGGCGACACCCACGGCAAATTCGCTGCCCGTGACGCCAACATCCCGCTCTTCCGTTTCGGCTTCCCGAACTTTGACCGGGTCAACCTGCACCGCTACCCGCTGATCGGCTATCAGGGTGTGATCAACATGATGACGACGATCTGTAACAAGTTCATCGAAATCAGGGATGAGACGTGTGAAGAACGGCACTTCGAGATGATGCGGTAG
- a CDS encoding energy transducer TonB gives MSDKYIEKAFLYLLVFSVLLHVAVFALFIFLPQEKKTIKQEPYMVELRDLPEQKAAPPKEEKEAKRLAEKRERVAKEMAPKGEREVEKIAPPPAHIMPRQPQIGERRMPQQPVERGEAPQKEAPPGESLFKPKERKVPDISKLFPSPGKMAKLEESYRKKYGSEVEEGETKFLNSDDILFGSFLRRFETAVYGVWRYPPEAARMGIQGVTPVKITFNRKGEIVNVEILQSSGSKILDDEVLRTLHQIGRIGSFPKGYTKDTFNLIAFFQYGITRGGISGTLH, from the coding sequence ATGTCCGACAAATACATCGAAAAAGCTTTTCTCTACCTACTGGTGTTTTCCGTCCTTCTCCATGTGGCGGTATTCGCCCTTTTCATATTTCTCCCCCAGGAAAAAAAGACGATCAAGCAGGAACCGTACATGGTCGAGTTGCGGGATCTGCCCGAGCAAAAAGCCGCCCCGCCCAAGGAAGAAAAAGAGGCAAAGCGGCTCGCGGAGAAAAGGGAACGGGTGGCAAAGGAGATGGCGCCGAAAGGTGAGCGGGAAGTGGAGAAAATCGCCCCCCCCCCTGCCCACATCATGCCGCGACAACCGCAGATCGGAGAAAGAAGGATGCCGCAGCAACCTGTGGAGAGGGGAGAAGCACCACAGAAAGAAGCCCCGCCAGGGGAAAGCCTGTTCAAGCCCAAGGAGCGGAAAGTCCCGGACATCTCAAAGCTTTTTCCAAGTCCTGGGAAAATGGCCAAGCTTGAGGAGAGTTACCGCAAAAAATACGGGTCTGAGGTGGAGGAAGGGGAAACGAAGTTTCTCAATTCCGACGACATCCTCTTCGGCTCGTTTCTGCGCCGCTTCGAGACCGCAGTGTACGGGGTCTGGCGCTATCCGCCGGAAGCCGCCCGGATGGGAATCCAGGGAGTAACGCCGGTAAAGATAACCTTTAACAGAAAAGGCGAGATTGTAAATGTGGAAATCCTGCAGAGTTCCGGGAGCAAAATCCTTGATGATGAAGTCTTGCGCACCTTGCACCAGATAGGGCGGATCGGCTCATTCCCCAAGGGGTACACCAAGGACACCTTCAACCTGATCGCCTTCTTCCAGTACGGGATAACCAGGGGAGGGATCAGCGGAACCCTCCATTAG
- the nifD gene encoding nitrogenase molybdenum-iron protein alpha chain, with the protein MSNAIKKIEGITKESTQEMIDKALEVYPEKAKKKRVPHLAPNDGVSACVKSNRKTVPGVMSARGCAYAGAKGVVWGPIRDMVHVSHGPVGCGWYSWGTRRNLMTGINGVNQFAMQFTSDFQEKDIVYGGDKKLKTLLQEAHELFPLAKGISVLSECPVGLIGDDINSVAKQSSKELDIPIIPCNCEGFRGVSQSLGHHISNDTIRDHIIGTREFAEPETPYDIALIGDYNIGGDVWSVKPLLEEIGLNVKAVWTGDGELEKIAATHKVKLNIIHCYRSMNYMCRVMEEKYGIPWLEFNFFGPTKIRESLRAIAERFDDKIKENVERVIAKYDPIMQAVIDEYRPRLEGKKVMLYVGGLRPRHTVNAYADLGMVVVGSGYEFAHGDDYERTSPEMPEATVIYDDASEHELEEFVNTLRPDLVGSGIKEKYLFQKMGVPFRQMHSWDYSGPYHAYNGFPIFARDVDMAVNSPTWKLVKSPF; encoded by the coding sequence ATGTCCAATGCGATAAAGAAAATAGAAGGAATTACCAAAGAATCTACCCAGGAGATGATTGATAAGGCTCTTGAGGTATATCCCGAGAAGGCTAAGAAGAAAAGGGTTCCCCACCTGGCCCCCAACGACGGCGTGAGCGCCTGCGTGAAATCCAACCGGAAAACCGTACCCGGCGTCATGAGCGCCCGCGGCTGCGCCTATGCAGGCGCCAAAGGGGTGGTCTGGGGACCGATCCGCGACATGGTCCACGTTTCCCACGGTCCGGTCGGCTGCGGCTGGTATTCATGGGGCACCCGGCGCAACCTGATGACCGGCATCAACGGGGTCAACCAGTTCGCCATGCAGTTCACCTCCGACTTCCAGGAAAAAGACATCGTCTACGGCGGCGACAAGAAGCTGAAGACCCTGCTTCAGGAGGCCCACGAGCTTTTCCCCCTGGCAAAAGGGATTTCGGTCCTTTCCGAATGCCCGGTCGGCCTGATTGGCGACGACATAAACTCGGTGGCCAAGCAGTCCTCCAAGGAGCTGGATATCCCCATCATCCCCTGTAACTGCGAAGGTTTCCGCGGCGTTTCCCAGTCGCTGGGTCACCACATCTCCAACGACACGATCCGCGACCACATCATCGGCACGCGGGAATTCGCAGAACCCGAGACACCCTATGACATCGCCCTCATCGGCGACTATAACATCGGCGGCGACGTCTGGTCGGTCAAGCCGCTTCTCGAAGAGATCGGCCTCAACGTCAAGGCAGTCTGGACCGGCGACGGCGAGCTGGAAAAAATCGCCGCCACCCACAAGGTAAAACTGAACATCATCCACTGCTACCGCTCCATGAACTACATGTGCCGGGTGATGGAAGAGAAGTACGGCATCCCCTGGCTGGAGTTCAACTTTTTCGGCCCGACCAAGATCAGGGAGAGCCTGCGCGCCATTGCCGAGCGTTTCGACGACAAGATCAAGGAAAACGTGGAGCGGGTGATCGCCAAGTACGACCCGATCATGCAGGCGGTGATCGACGAATACCGTCCCCGTCTGGAAGGGAAGAAGGTCATGCTCTACGTCGGCGGTCTTCGTCCCCGTCATACGGTCAATGCCTACGCTGACCTGGGGATGGTGGTTGTCGGTTCCGGCTACGAATTCGCCCACGGCGACGACTACGAGCGTACCTCGCCGGAAATGCCTGAAGCGACGGTCATCTACGACGACGCATCCGAACACGAACTGGAGGAGTTTGTCAACACCCTTCGCCCCGACCTGGTGGGGAGCGGTATCAAGGAAAAATACCTGTTCCAGAAGATGGGCGTTCCCTTCCGTCAGATGCACAGCTGGGATTACTCCGGCCCGTACCACGCCTACAACGGCTTCCCGATCTTTGCCCGGGACGTTGATATGGCGGTGAACAGTCCGACTTGGAAACTGGTCAAGTCGCCGTTCTGA
- a CDS encoding MoaD/ThiS family protein: protein MLSEQMTSLLQDACAGAFVQQRTQIRAMELSLGTLCALGRRTLSRSICAVGRQHQDWSADYKVFSRSQWEADQLFSPVLKEYCTRYPADQPVCVAFDDTKLAKSGRKIKSAFWQRDPLSPPFHVNFLYGLRFMHASLIFPHYRDGDFSARGYPVRFVECPAIKKPGKKATDEERAQYKKAVKTHNLSQQGLEMIKGLRVDLDRLGETKRRMVVAVDGSLCNRTILSKPLDRVEVVGRCRKDARLCFPAPAGGRRKYSEERFSPEGVRQDETIPWQTCRINFGGAWRDIRYKEVNNVLWQRGAKLRSLRLLVVAPQPYRTSPNAKRNYRDPAYLLSTDIQSDSQMLLQSYFDRWQIEVNHREQKDTIGVGNAQVWSDKSVPRQPAFAVASYSLLLLAGLKEFGPGRTHDFVPLPKWRKKANRPSALDLITLLRKEISEAPITDILKLNIAKNIMPYAYT from the coding sequence ATGCTGAGCGAACAGATGACATCTCTCTTGCAGGATGCCTGTGCTGGGGCTTTTGTTCAACAGCGAACCCAAATCCGCGCTATGGAGCTTTCTCTTGGAACTTTGTGCGCATTGGGGCGACGGACCCTCTCCCGTTCCATTTGTGCCGTTGGAAGACAGCATCAGGACTGGAGTGCTGATTACAAGGTGTTTTCCCGTAGCCAGTGGGAGGCCGACCAGTTGTTCTCTCCGGTCTTGAAAGAGTATTGTACGCGGTACCCTGCGGATCAGCCTGTTTGTGTGGCGTTTGACGATACCAAGCTGGCCAAGAGCGGGCGAAAGATCAAGTCGGCCTTTTGGCAAAGGGATCCGCTGTCTCCGCCGTTCCATGTCAACTTCCTGTATGGCTTGAGATTTATGCACGCATCCCTGATCTTCCCTCACTACCGGGATGGCGATTTCTCCGCTCGCGGATATCCTGTCCGCTTCGTGGAATGCCCAGCGATCAAGAAGCCGGGGAAAAAGGCAACTGATGAAGAGAGGGCGCAATACAAGAAGGCGGTGAAGACTCATAATCTCTCGCAGCAGGGACTTGAAATGATCAAGGGGTTGAGAGTCGATCTTGACCGTCTGGGGGAAACAAAGAGGAGAATGGTGGTCGCAGTTGATGGCAGTCTCTGTAATCGCACCATCCTCTCCAAACCGCTGGATCGTGTTGAGGTTGTCGGTCGTTGCAGGAAAGATGCGCGGTTGTGTTTTCCTGCTCCGGCAGGAGGAAGGCGCAAATACAGCGAAGAGCGATTTTCTCCTGAAGGGGTCAGGCAAGATGAGACGATCCCCTGGCAAACCTGCAGGATTAATTTTGGCGGAGCATGGCGGGATATTCGGTACAAAGAAGTCAATAATGTTCTGTGGCAAAGAGGTGCGAAACTCCGCTCTCTTCGGCTGCTGGTGGTTGCACCGCAACCGTACAGGACATCGCCAAATGCTAAAAGGAATTATCGTGACCCGGCCTATCTCTTGAGCACTGACATACAAAGTGACTCTCAGATGTTGCTGCAAAGTTACTTTGATCGTTGGCAGATAGAGGTCAATCATCGTGAGCAAAAGGATACCATTGGTGTCGGAAACGCTCAGGTCTGGTCTGACAAGTCTGTCCCACGACAACCGGCATTCGCCGTTGCCAGCTACAGCCTCTTGCTGCTTGCGGGATTGAAAGAATTTGGACCTGGACGTACTCATGACTTTGTTCCCTTGCCAAAATGGAGAAAAAAAGCAAACAGACCTTCGGCTCTCGACCTGATTACTCTACTCAGAAAGGAGATCAGCGAAGCACCAATTACCGATATTTTGAAACTTAACATCGCGAAAAATATCATGCCCTACGCATATACTTGA
- a CDS encoding HTH domain-containing protein gives MEKEEIRDIILDTMVVSLEAQLRALKKLRGAAEEVEPRSKGMSQIDMVLNILNAVGKPLHISQIIEDVEKTFGVKLERESLVSALSKKVMKEDRFIRTGKNTFALKGR, from the coding sequence ATGGAAAAAGAGGAAATCCGCGACATCATTTTAGACACAATGGTAGTTTCCTTGGAAGCGCAATTGCGGGCCTTGAAGAAACTTCGGGGTGCTGCCGAGGAAGTGGAGCCCCGCAGCAAAGGTATGTCGCAGATTGACATGGTGCTTAACATACTTAATGCAGTCGGAAAGCCACTACACATTTCGCAAATCATTGAAGATGTTGAAAAGACTTTTGGAGTAAAGCTGGAGAGGGAGTCTCTCGTCTCTGCTCTTTCAAAAAAGGTGATGAAGGAGGACCGTTTCATTCGTACCGGCAAAAACACCTTTGCCTTGAAAGGCAGGTGA
- a CDS encoding TMEM165/GDT1 family protein, translating to MNSTVFFSTFGIIFLAELGDKTQLTAMALATRYPWKKIFIGIAAAFALLNVGAVLVGKVLFAFLPIFWIKIVSAALFLFFGVTTLRAAGNDDDEEEAEEKRFSARGPIAKSFTMILLAELGDKTQLVTTSLAAQHESPFAVFTGSTLALWTVSLIGIFIGRQLTRHVPLSYIHRAAGCLFLLFGAALLYQTFFPRF from the coding sequence ATGAATTCAACTGTATTCTTCAGCACCTTCGGCATCATCTTTCTGGCGGAACTGGGTGACAAGACCCAGCTGACCGCCATGGCGCTCGCCACCAGATATCCATGGAAAAAGATCTTTATCGGCATCGCCGCCGCCTTCGCCTTGTTAAACGTGGGAGCCGTGCTGGTCGGCAAGGTGCTGTTCGCCTTTCTCCCCATTTTCTGGATCAAGATCGTCTCCGCTGCGCTGTTTCTCTTCTTCGGCGTTACCACCCTGCGCGCCGCAGGCAATGATGATGACGAGGAAGAGGCCGAGGAAAAGCGCTTTAGCGCAAGGGGACCGATCGCAAAATCATTTACCATGATCCTCTTGGCGGAACTGGGCGACAAGACACAGTTGGTCACCACCAGCCTGGCTGCGCAGCACGAGTCGCCCTTTGCCGTATTCACCGGTTCGACCCTGGCCCTCTGGACGGTTTCGCTGATAGGCATCTTCATCGGCCGGCAGCTTACCCGCCATGTCCCGCTGTCGTATATCCATAGGGCAGCAGGCTGCCTCTTTCTGCTTTTTGGCGCAGCCCTCCTCTATCAGACATTCTTCCCCAGGTTTTGA
- the nifH gene encoding nitrogenase iron protein — protein MRQIAIYGKGGIGKSTTTQNTVAGLAYLGKKVMIVGCDPKADSTRLILHAKAQNTVMDLVRELGTVEDLELEDVMKIGYGDVKCVESGGPEPGVGCAGRGVITAINFLEENGAYTPDLDFVFYDVLGDVVCGGFAMPIREGKAEEIYIVCSGEMMAMYAANNIAKGILKYASSGKVRLAGLICNARKTDKEFELVDALAKKLSTQMIHFVPRDNQVQRAEMRRMTVIEYSPEHPQAQEYRTLAEKILNNKMLVVPTPLEMEELEDLLMEYGIMEAEDESVVGVVEAATK, from the coding sequence ATGAGACAGATCGCGATTTACGGCAAAGGTGGCATCGGCAAGTCAACCACAACCCAGAACACGGTGGCGGGGCTCGCGTACCTCGGCAAGAAGGTGATGATCGTCGGCTGCGACCCCAAGGCGGACTCAACCCGGCTGATCCTCCACGCCAAGGCACAGAATACGGTTATGGACCTGGTGCGGGAACTGGGCACTGTTGAGGATCTTGAACTGGAAGATGTTATGAAGATCGGCTACGGCGACGTCAAGTGCGTCGAGTCCGGTGGTCCCGAGCCGGGTGTCGGCTGCGCCGGCCGCGGCGTTATCACCGCCATCAACTTCCTTGAAGAGAATGGCGCCTATACCCCTGACCTTGATTTCGTCTTCTATGACGTTCTCGGCGACGTTGTCTGCGGCGGGTTCGCCATGCCGATCCGTGAAGGGAAGGCAGAAGAGATCTACATAGTTTGTTCCGGCGAGATGATGGCCATGTACGCTGCCAACAACATCGCCAAAGGTATCCTCAAGTATGCCTCTTCCGGCAAGGTGCGTCTGGCCGGCCTTATCTGCAACGCCAGGAAGACCGACAAAGAGTTTGAACTGGTCGATGCCCTCGCCAAAAAGCTCAGCACCCAGATGATCCATTTCGTTCCCCGTGACAATCAGGTTCAGCGGGCGGAGATGCGCCGGATGACCGTTATCGAATACTCCCCGGAGCATCCGCAGGCGCAGGAGTACCGGACCCTGGCGGAGAAGATTCTCAATAACAAGATGCTGGTGGTGCCCACTCCGCTGGAGATGGAGGAGCTGGAAGACCTGCTCATGGAGTACGGCATCATGGAGGCTGAGGACGAGAGCGTTGTCGGCGTAGTTGAAGCTGCAACAAAATAA